The proteins below come from a single Kitasatospora sp. NBC_00315 genomic window:
- a CDS encoding glycoside hydrolase family 9 protein, which translates to MPPVTTRATARRRPAALLLAGALLAAGAATGLPALTADAAVPTAAQAGSATGPSVRVNQLGYLPDGPKRATVVSGATAPLGWQLRNAGGAAVASGATVVHGADAASGDATHTVDFSAFTGSGTGFTLVVDGVSSYPFDISASLYDGLRADSMSFFYQQRSGIAIDPALAGAAYARPAGHLGVAPNKGDVAVPCQAGVCDYTQDVRGGWYDAGDQGKYVVNGGIATWELVNSFERAKRAGTDAAVGDSTLRIPERGNAVPDVLDEARWELDFLMRMQVPAGKPLAGMAFHKVHDAQWTGLPTRPEQDDQQRELHKPSTAATLNLAATAAQCARVYAPYDAAFAARCLDAAKRAWTAAKANPDLLAPSTDSTGGGAYEDAQVGDEFYWAAAELFATTGESQYRDAVTSSPFHSGPADSFWWGGTATLGRITLATVPGVALPADDLARIRASLTTAADGYLTTMSGQGYDVPIAADGYVWGSNSSVADNAMVIAVAYELTGQQRYRSAVLESMDYLLGRNALNQSYVTGYGEHASENEHHRFWAHENDASLPHPPAGSFAGGPNAGLQDPVALAQLTGCAPAKCYVDDIGSYSTNEVAINWNAPLAWLAAFAADRSGATPPAPPKVLAAPANVTVPEGSSAAVAVRLSAAPAQNVTVGVTRASGDQDLSVTGGASLVFTPANWSTPQQVTVSAAQDADTLNGTAAFAAGGTGVEAASFTAVEADDDTPPAAACSVAYHVDSAWAGGFTATVTLKNTGPATITGWTLGWTFPGSQRITNGWNATVVQSGAAVTARDSGWNGTLAPGATASFGFQAGYSGSNDAPSGFTLGGAACG; encoded by the coding sequence GTGCCTCCCGTCACCACCCGTGCCACCGCCCGCCGCCGGCCGGCCGCCCTGCTGCTCGCCGGCGCCCTGCTGGCCGCCGGCGCCGCCACCGGACTGCCGGCCCTCACCGCCGACGCCGCCGTACCGACCGCCGCCCAGGCGGGCTCCGCCACCGGCCCGAGCGTCCGCGTCAACCAACTCGGCTACCTGCCCGACGGCCCGAAGCGGGCCACCGTGGTCAGCGGTGCCACCGCGCCGCTCGGCTGGCAGCTGCGCAACGCCGGCGGCGCGGCCGTCGCCTCCGGCGCCACCGTGGTGCACGGCGCCGACGCGGCCTCCGGCGACGCCACCCACACCGTGGACTTCTCCGCCTTCACCGGCTCCGGCACCGGCTTCACTCTCGTCGTGGACGGGGTGAGCAGCTACCCGTTCGACATCTCGGCGTCGCTGTACGACGGCCTGCGCGCCGACAGCATGTCCTTCTTCTACCAGCAGCGCAGCGGCATCGCGATCGACCCCGCGCTGGCCGGAGCGGCCTACGCCCGCCCGGCCGGGCACCTGGGCGTCGCGCCGAACAAGGGGGACGTGGCCGTCCCCTGCCAGGCGGGCGTCTGCGACTACACCCAGGACGTGCGCGGCGGCTGGTACGACGCGGGCGACCAGGGCAAGTACGTGGTCAACGGCGGCATCGCCACCTGGGAGCTGGTCAACTCGTTCGAGCGGGCGAAACGCGCCGGGACGGACGCGGCGGTCGGCGACTCCACGCTGCGGATCCCCGAGCGCGGCAACGCCGTACCGGACGTCCTGGACGAGGCCCGCTGGGAGCTGGACTTCCTGATGCGGATGCAGGTGCCGGCCGGGAAGCCGCTGGCCGGAATGGCCTTCCACAAGGTGCACGACGCGCAGTGGACCGGCCTGCCGACCCGTCCCGAGCAGGACGACCAGCAGCGAGAACTGCACAAGCCGTCGACCGCCGCCACGCTGAACCTCGCGGCCACCGCCGCCCAGTGCGCCCGGGTCTACGCGCCCTACGACGCCGCCTTCGCCGCCCGCTGCCTGGACGCGGCCAAGCGCGCCTGGACGGCCGCCAAGGCGAATCCCGACCTGCTCGCCCCCAGCACCGACAGCACCGGCGGCGGTGCCTACGAGGACGCCCAGGTCGGCGACGAGTTCTACTGGGCCGCCGCCGAGCTGTTCGCGACCACCGGGGAGAGCCAGTACCGCGACGCGGTGACCTCCTCGCCCTTCCACAGCGGGCCCGCCGACTCCTTCTGGTGGGGCGGCACGGCGACGCTCGGCCGGATCACCCTGGCCACCGTCCCCGGCGTGGCACTGCCCGCCGACGACCTGGCGCGGATCCGCGCCTCGCTCACCACCGCCGCGGACGGCTATCTCACCACCATGTCCGGACAGGGCTACGACGTCCCGATCGCCGCCGACGGCTACGTCTGGGGTTCCAACAGCTCCGTCGCCGACAACGCGATGGTGATCGCCGTCGCCTACGAGCTGACCGGGCAGCAGCGCTACCGCTCGGCCGTGCTGGAGTCGATGGACTACCTGCTCGGGCGCAACGCGCTCAACCAGTCGTACGTCACGGGCTACGGCGAGCACGCCTCCGAGAACGAGCACCACCGGTTCTGGGCGCACGAGAACGACGCCTCGCTGCCGCACCCGCCGGCCGGCTCGTTCGCCGGCGGGCCGAACGCGGGCCTGCAGGACCCGGTGGCGCTGGCCCAGCTGACCGGCTGCGCGCCCGCCAAGTGCTACGTCGACGACATCGGCTCGTACTCCACCAACGAGGTGGCGATCAACTGGAACGCGCCGCTGGCCTGGCTGGCCGCCTTCGCCGCCGACCGCTCCGGCGCGACTCCCCCGGCCCCGCCCAAGGTCCTGGCCGCACCGGCGAACGTGACGGTGCCCGAGGGCTCCTCGGCCGCGGTGGCCGTACGGCTGTCCGCCGCGCCGGCCCAGAACGTGACGGTCGGCGTCACCCGCGCCTCGGGCGACCAGGATCTGTCGGTGACCGGCGGAGCGAGCCTGGTCTTCACCCCGGCGAACTGGTCCACCCCCCAGCAGGTGACGGTGTCGGCCGCACAGGACGCGGACACCCTGAACGGCACGGCGGCCTTCGCGGCCGGCGGCACGGGCGTCGAGGCGGCCTCCTTCACCGCGGTCGAGGCGGACGACGACACGCCGCCCGCGGCCGCCTGCTCCGTCGCGTACCACGTCGACAGTGCCTGGGCCGGCGGCTTCACCGCGACCGTCACGCTCAAGAACACCGGACCGGCGACGATCACCGGCTGGACCCTCGGCTGGACCTTCCCCGGCAGCCAGCGGATCACCAACGGCTGGAACGCCACCGTCGTCCAGAGCGGCGCTGCGGTCACCGCCAGGGACAGCGGCTGGAACGGCACGCTCGCCCCCGGCGCCACCGCGAGTTTCGGCTTCCAGGCGGGCTACTCCGGCAGCAACGACGCACCCTCGGGATTCACGCTGGGCGGCGCCGCCTGCGGTTGA
- a CDS encoding cellulase family glycosylhydrolase, with product MLHPVRRLREALLAVALASSALLLPTAAAQAAQAAAPAAATAATTADALGTGAGYWHTSGRQLLDEANHPVRIAGINWFGFETANYSPHGLWSRDYKSMLDQMKSLGYNTIRLPYSDDIFKPGTSPSSINYSSGMNADLQGLNSLGVMDKIVDYAGTTGLKVILDRHRPDSSGQSALWYTAAVPETTWINDLTAIATRYSGKSAVVGIDLHNEPHDPACWGCGDTSVDWRLAAERGGNAVLAANPKLLIFVEGNQTFNGSSYWWGGNLQGAGQYPVRLNVANRLVYSVHDYATSVAQQTWFTDPSFPANMPGIWDKNWGYLFNQNIAPVWVGEFGTTLQSTTDQTWLKALVQYLRPTAQYGADSYGWTFWSWNPNSGDTGGILNDDWTTVNTTKDAYLASVKAPFGAATGGGGGGDVQAPTAPAGLTATGTTSSTVALGWTASTDNVAVTGYDVYRGATLVGTATGTSYTDTGLTAATAYSYSVKARDAAGNVSAASAAVSATTAAGGGTGGTGGGCTAAWHVDNQWSTGFTTTVTVTATAATKSWTVAWVWPNGQQLSSAWSATVQQTGSSVTAASLAYNGTLAVGGTTSFGLQGTWSGTNATPTLSCTAA from the coding sequence GTGCTCCACCCCGTACGCCGCCTGCGCGAGGCCCTGCTGGCCGTCGCCCTGGCATCATCGGCACTCCTGCTCCCGACCGCGGCGGCGCAGGCCGCCCAGGCCGCCGCACCCGCCGCCGCCACTGCCGCGACCACGGCCGATGCCCTCGGAACCGGCGCCGGCTACTGGCACACCAGCGGTCGCCAGCTCCTCGACGAGGCCAACCACCCGGTCCGCATCGCGGGCATCAACTGGTTCGGCTTCGAGACCGCCAACTACTCCCCCCACGGGCTCTGGTCGCGAGACTACAAGAGCATGCTCGACCAGATGAAGTCGCTGGGCTACAACACCATCCGGCTCCCGTACAGCGATGACATCTTCAAGCCCGGCACGTCACCGTCGAGCATCAACTACTCCAGTGGCATGAACGCGGACCTTCAGGGCCTGAACTCACTCGGCGTCATGGACAAGATCGTCGACTACGCCGGGACCACCGGCCTCAAGGTCATCCTCGACCGCCACCGCCCCGACTCCAGCGGTCAGTCCGCGCTCTGGTACACCGCCGCCGTGCCCGAGACGACCTGGATCAACGACCTCACCGCGATCGCCACCCGCTACTCGGGCAAGTCCGCGGTCGTCGGCATCGACCTGCACAACGAGCCGCACGACCCGGCCTGCTGGGGCTGCGGCGACACCAGCGTCGACTGGCGGCTGGCCGCCGAGCGGGGCGGCAACGCGGTGCTCGCCGCGAACCCGAAGCTGCTGATCTTCGTCGAGGGCAACCAGACCTTCAACGGCAGCTCGTACTGGTGGGGCGGCAACCTCCAGGGCGCCGGTCAGTACCCCGTGCGGCTGAACGTCGCGAACCGGCTGGTCTACTCCGTGCACGACTACGCGACCAGCGTGGCGCAGCAGACCTGGTTCACCGACCCGTCGTTCCCGGCCAACATGCCGGGCATCTGGGACAAGAACTGGGGCTACCTGTTCAACCAGAACATCGCGCCGGTCTGGGTCGGCGAGTTCGGCACCACCCTGCAGTCGACGACGGACCAGACCTGGCTGAAGGCGCTGGTGCAGTACCTGCGGCCGACCGCGCAGTACGGCGCGGACAGCTACGGCTGGACGTTCTGGTCCTGGAACCCCAACTCCGGTGACACCGGCGGGATCCTGAACGACGACTGGACCACCGTCAACACCACCAAGGACGCGTACCTCGCCTCCGTCAAGGCGCCGTTCGGCGCCGCGACCGGCGGCGGCGGGGGTGGCGACGTCCAGGCGCCCACGGCTCCGGCCGGGCTCACCGCCACGGGCACCACCAGCAGCACCGTCGCGCTCGGCTGGACCGCCTCGACCGACAACGTCGCCGTCACCGGTTACGACGTCTACCGGGGCGCCACCCTGGTCGGCACGGCCACCGGCACCTCCTACACCGACACCGGCCTGACCGCCGCCACGGCCTACTCGTACAGCGTCAAGGCCCGTGACGCGGCCGGCAACGTCTCGGCGGCCTCGGCCGCGGTGAGCGCCACCACGGCGGCCGGCGGCGGCACCGGCGGCACCGGCGGGGGCTGCACCGCCGCCTGGCACGTGGACAACCAGTGGAGCACCGGGTTCACCACGACGGTGACGGTCACCGCGACCGCCGCGACCAAGTCGTGGACGGTGGCCTGGGTCTGGCCGAACGGCCAGCAGCTCAGCAGCGCCTGGAGCGCGACCGTCCAGCAGACGGGCAGCTCGGTCACCGCGGCCAGCCTGGCGTACAACGGCACGCTCGCCGTCGGCGGCACCACCTCGTTCGGCCTGCAGGGCACCTGGAGCGGCACCAACGCCACTCCGACGCTCAGCTGCACCGCCGCCTGA
- a CDS encoding ABC transporter ATP-binding protein encodes MALPQGPLSHRYRGEHPIRTLLYLFQPDRKRVAGAVLVYLAKHTPVWLLPLITANIVDVVVQHRGIATLWWNAAVLLVILLLNLPLHLLYVRWMHGSIRRTGTRLRSALCHRMQQLSIGYHSRVSAGVLQAKVVRDVEGIENATQQTADMGLGAVATLTGGVLVIAIQAPVFLPVFLVIVPASALLVVRLRERLRDDNESFRVQVEQLSSRINEMTTLIPITRAHGLERTALRRVDRTLGSVLSAGLRLDLLNGRFGALTWILLNAIGVSCLAGSALVAYYGWLDVTAGQVVMLSAYFSSLTGSVTSLMSLTPIIGKGLASVRSAGEVLQAPDLEENSGKAEVARVRGRVDFRGVGYRYEGAEQDSISGFDLSVRAGETIALVGGSGAGKSTVLNLVIGFLRPTEGRILLDGQDMEALDLRSYRKFLSVVPQESILFEGTVRENVTYGMRDVGEEVVRAALRDANALEFIDRLPQGLETVVGERGARLSGGQKQRLAIARALIRDPRILVLDEATSALDSRSEALVQQALGRLVQGRTVFVVAHRLSTIKGADRIVVLDGGRIAEIGSHAELLRGGGAYAGLQAAQLA; translated from the coding sequence ATGGCGTTGCCGCAAGGCCCGCTCAGCCACCGCTACCGCGGTGAGCACCCCATCCGTACGCTGCTCTACCTCTTCCAACCGGACCGCAAGCGCGTCGCGGGCGCCGTCCTGGTCTATCTCGCCAAGCACACCCCGGTCTGGCTGCTGCCGCTGATCACCGCGAACATCGTCGACGTGGTGGTGCAGCACCGCGGGATAGCCACGCTCTGGTGGAACGCCGCCGTCCTGCTGGTCATCCTGTTGCTCAACCTTCCGCTGCACCTGCTCTACGTCCGCTGGATGCACGGCAGCATCCGCCGGACCGGCACCCGGCTGCGCTCCGCGCTCTGCCACCGGATGCAGCAGCTCTCCATCGGCTACCACTCCCGGGTGAGCGCCGGGGTGCTGCAGGCCAAGGTGGTGCGGGACGTCGAAGGGATCGAGAACGCCACTCAGCAGACCGCCGACATGGGCCTGGGCGCGGTCGCGACGCTGACCGGCGGCGTGCTGGTGATCGCGATCCAGGCGCCGGTCTTCCTTCCGGTGTTCCTGGTCATCGTGCCGGCCTCCGCGCTGCTCGTGGTGCGGCTGCGCGAGCGGCTGCGCGACGACAACGAGTCGTTCCGCGTCCAGGTCGAGCAACTGTCTTCGCGGATCAACGAGATGACGACGCTCATCCCGATCACCCGTGCGCACGGGCTGGAGCGGACGGCGCTGCGCAGGGTGGACCGCACCCTGGGCTCGGTGCTCAGCGCGGGCCTTCGGCTGGACCTGCTGAACGGACGCTTCGGCGCGCTCACCTGGATCCTGCTGAACGCGATCGGCGTGAGCTGCCTGGCCGGTTCTGCCCTGGTCGCGTACTACGGCTGGCTGGACGTCACGGCGGGCCAGGTCGTCATGCTCAGTGCCTACTTCTCCAGCCTCACCGGCTCGGTGACCAGCCTGATGAGCCTCACGCCGATCATCGGCAAGGGACTGGCGTCGGTCCGCTCGGCCGGCGAGGTGCTCCAGGCCCCGGACCTGGAGGAGAACTCCGGCAAGGCGGAGGTCGCCCGGGTCCGCGGCCGGGTGGACTTCCGCGGCGTCGGCTACCGCTACGAGGGCGCCGAGCAGGACTCGATCAGCGGCTTCGACCTGAGCGTCCGGGCCGGCGAGACGATCGCGCTGGTCGGCGGGTCGGGCGCCGGAAAGTCCACGGTGCTCAATCTGGTGATCGGCTTCCTGCGCCCGACCGAGGGGCGGATCCTGCTCGACGGCCAGGACATGGAGGCGCTGGACCTGCGCAGCTACCGCAAGTTCCTCTCCGTGGTGCCGCAGGAGTCGATCCTCTTCGAGGGCACCGTGCGGGAGAACGTCACGTACGGCATGCGGGACGTCGGCGAGGAGGTTGTCCGGGCGGCCCTGCGGGACGCCAACGCGCTGGAGTTCATCGACCGCCTTCCGCAGGGTCTGGAGACGGTGGTCGGCGAGCGCGGCGCCCGGCTGTCGGGTGGCCAGAAACAGCGCCTGGCCATCGCCCGCGCGCTGATCCGCGACCCGCGGATCCTCGTCCTGGACGAGGCCACCTCGGCGCTGGACTCGCGCTCGGAGGCGCTGGTGCAGCAGGCGCTGGGCCGGCTGGTGCAGGGCCGGACGGTCTTCGTGGTGGCGCACCGGCTCTCCACCATCAAGGGCGCCGACCGGATCGTGGTGCTGGACGGTGGCCGGATCGCGGAGATCGGCTCGCACGCGGAACTGCTGCGCGGCGGCGGCGCGTACGCCGGTCTGCAGGCGGCGCAGCTGGCCTGA
- a CDS encoding endo-1,4-beta-xylanase, producing MRHLFARHAARLKRAGLATAVLAATALGAAVLPGAAHAADTPLRDLASTKGIYVGNAVAGGKLSGTAQYAAIAGTQFSSLTPENAMKWGSVEANRGTFNWAEADQIVAFAQAHNQQVRGHTLVWHSQNPSWLTNGNFGATELSGILQQHIATEAGRYQGKIYAWDVLNELFNEDGTYRTSLWYNTLGTGFIANSLAWAHQADPAAKLYINDYNVEGLGAKSDALYNLVKSLKAQGAPIDGVGLQAHFILGQVPSTLQANIQRFADLGVDVAVTELDIRMQTPSTAAKLTQQGADYTTVVKACLAVTRCKGITGWDISDADSWVPSVFSGYGAATLYDESYQPKPAYQAVATALGGSTSTASPSPSASASASPSPSPTATATSTPTGGSGCTAAYSVSNQWNTGFSGAVQVSCPAGASLASWKVGWDFGAGQQLTQAWNATCTQSGVHVTCTNATWNGAVPAGGSASFGFNANWAGSNPVPVVTLG from the coding sequence ATGCGCCACCTGTTCGCCCGTCATGCCGCCCGGCTGAAACGGGCCGGCCTGGCCACCGCCGTGCTGGCCGCCACCGCCCTCGGCGCGGCCGTGCTGCCCGGCGCGGCCCACGCCGCCGACACCCCGCTGCGCGACCTCGCCTCCACGAAGGGGATCTACGTCGGCAACGCCGTCGCGGGCGGCAAGCTGAGCGGCACCGCCCAGTACGCGGCCATCGCGGGCACCCAGTTCAGCTCGCTGACGCCCGAGAACGCCATGAAGTGGGGCTCGGTCGAGGCCAACCGGGGCACCTTCAACTGGGCCGAGGCCGACCAGATCGTCGCCTTCGCCCAGGCCCACAACCAGCAGGTACGCGGCCACACCCTGGTCTGGCACAGCCAGAACCCGAGCTGGCTGACCAACGGGAACTTCGGCGCGACCGAGCTGAGCGGCATCCTCCAGCAGCACATCGCCACCGAGGCCGGGCGCTACCAGGGCAAGATCTACGCCTGGGACGTGCTCAACGAGCTCTTCAACGAGGACGGCACGTACCGCACCTCGCTCTGGTACAACACCCTGGGCACCGGCTTCATCGCCAACTCGCTGGCCTGGGCCCACCAGGCCGACCCGGCGGCGAAGCTCTACATCAACGACTACAACGTCGAGGGGCTCGGCGCGAAGAGCGACGCCCTCTACAACCTGGTCAAGTCGCTGAAGGCACAGGGCGCGCCGATCGACGGGGTGGGGCTGCAGGCGCACTTCATCCTCGGGCAGGTCCCCTCCACGCTCCAGGCCAACATCCAGCGGTTCGCGGACCTCGGCGTCGACGTCGCGGTCACCGAACTCGACATCCGGATGCAGACGCCGTCCACCGCCGCCAAGCTGACCCAGCAGGGCGCCGACTACACCACGGTGGTGAAGGCCTGCCTGGCGGTCACCCGCTGCAAGGGCATCACCGGCTGGGACATCTCCGACGCCGACTCCTGGGTGCCGAGCGTGTTCTCGGGCTACGGCGCCGCGACCCTGTACGACGAGAGCTACCAGCCCAAGCCCGCCTACCAGGCGGTCGCCACGGCGCTGGGCGGGAGCACGAGCACGGCCTCCCCCTCGCCCTCGGCCTCCGCGTCGGCCTCCCCCTCGCCCTCTCCCACCGCCACCGCCACCTCGACACCGACCGGCGGCAGCGGCTGCACCGCGGCGTACTCGGTGTCGAACCAGTGGAACACCGGCTTCAGCGGCGCCGTCCAGGTCAGCTGCCCCGCGGGCGCCTCGCTGGCCTCCTGGAAGGTCGGCTGGGACTTCGGAGCCGGCCAGCAACTCACCCAGGCGTGGAACGCCACCTGCACCCAGAGCGGGGTCCACGTCACCTGCACCAACGCGACGTGGAACGGCGCCGTACCGGCCGGGGGCTCCGCCTCCTTCGGCTTCAACGCCAACTGGGCCGGCAGCAACCCCGTCCCGGTGGTGACCCTGGGCTGA